A genomic stretch from Streptomyces venezuelae ATCC 10712 includes:
- a CDS encoding ROK family transcriptional regulator, with amino-acid sequence MGRLTGGDPSLLRRINSAVVLHALRGADAPTLTDLTRITGLSRPTVEGVVEGLMEGGLVVEAAPEEGEARRQGRPARRFRFRAEAGHLLGIEIGPHRVAALLSGLDGRIIGAGSREVSETASEDERLDRVRTVVADVLRRAGVARSNLRAVGVGTPGIVEADGTVRLGTALPGWTGLALGERLRRSFKCPVIVENDANAAAVAEHWKGAATDSDDIVFVLAGLSPGAGSLIGGRLHRGFGGAAGEIGALHLLGRGVTPEHLLSTTDEPLHPLDEQAVAEVFALARKGDARAEAAVERFIQRLVHDVAALVLAIDPELVVVGGWAAGLDGVLQPLREELARFCLRPPRVVLSLLGEAAVGTGALRLALDHVEEQLFAVDGTVTARR; translated from the coding sequence GTGGGGCGGCTGACCGGCGGGGATCCGTCTCTGCTGCGGCGGATCAACTCCGCGGTGGTACTCCATGCACTGCGGGGCGCGGACGCGCCCACGCTCACGGATCTCACCCGGATCACGGGCCTCTCCCGGCCCACGGTCGAGGGCGTCGTCGAAGGCCTCATGGAGGGCGGTCTCGTCGTCGAGGCGGCCCCGGAGGAGGGCGAGGCCCGGCGCCAGGGGCGCCCGGCCCGGAGGTTCCGCTTCCGCGCCGAGGCGGGTCATCTGCTGGGGATCGAGATCGGGCCGCACCGTGTGGCCGCGCTGCTCTCCGGTCTGGACGGGCGGATCATCGGGGCCGGCTCGCGCGAGGTGTCGGAGACGGCGAGCGAGGACGAGCGCCTGGACCGGGTCCGTACGGTCGTGGCCGACGTGCTGCGCAGGGCCGGGGTCGCCCGGTCCAATCTGCGGGCGGTCGGCGTCGGCACCCCGGGCATCGTGGAGGCCGACGGCACCGTCCGCCTCGGTACGGCCCTGCCGGGCTGGACCGGCCTCGCGCTGGGTGAGCGGCTGCGGCGCTCCTTCAAGTGCCCGGTGATCGTGGAGAACGACGCGAACGCGGCGGCCGTCGCCGAGCACTGGAAGGGTGCCGCGACGGACTCCGACGACATCGTCTTCGTGCTCGCCGGGCTGAGCCCGGGCGCGGGTTCGCTGATCGGCGGCCGGCTGCACCGGGGCTTCGGCGGGGCGGCCGGGGAGATCGGCGCCCTGCACCTGCTCGGCCGTGGGGTGACTCCCGAGCATCTGCTGTCGACCACGGACGAGCCGCTGCACCCGCTGGACGAGCAGGCGGTCGCCGAGGTGTTCGCGCTGGCCCGCAAGGGCGACGCGCGGGCGGAGGCGGCGGTGGAGCGGTTCATCCAGCGGCTGGTGCACGACGTGGCGGCGCTGGTCCTCGCGATCGACCCGGAGCTGGTGGTCGTCGGCGGGTGGGCGGCGGGTCTGGACGGCGTCCTGCAGCCGCTCCGGGAGGAGCTTGCCCGGTTCTGCCTGCGGCCGCCGCGTGTGGTGCTGTCGCTGCTCGGCGAGGCGGCGGTGGGGACGGGCGCGCTGCGGCTCGCCCTGGACCACGTCGAGGAGCAGCTGTTCGCGGTCGACGGCACGGTGACGGCCCGCCGCTAG
- a CDS encoding GntR family transcriptional regulator produces MGTTQLASVPEPKYQHLKTVIGEALDSDFAVGEILPNERELAARFGVARATLRQALEQLELEGRLQRRRGVGTTVAPPRVGVDVSTTQHAWPGVGDEAWQSLDSATDVAPAAVARVLESGAEERVHIVRRLRVSQGQPVAAELLYVPAGSVPGLSAIDAPAGPARARAVLRELQHLALDGQDRAVELGSARADDAKELDRLPGSPVLVVTTRYLSGGRTAAVSVATYRADTCRLTFGDSVDLVMAS; encoded by the coding sequence GTGGGGACCACGCAGCTGGCATCGGTACCGGAACCGAAGTACCAGCACCTCAAGACAGTGATCGGCGAAGCGCTCGACTCGGACTTCGCGGTCGGAGAGATCCTGCCCAACGAGCGCGAGCTCGCGGCACGCTTCGGCGTCGCCCGCGCCACGCTCCGCCAGGCCCTGGAGCAGCTGGAGCTGGAAGGACGCCTGCAGCGCCGCCGCGGCGTCGGCACCACCGTCGCCCCGCCGCGCGTCGGCGTCGACGTCTCCACCACCCAGCACGCCTGGCCGGGTGTCGGCGACGAGGCCTGGCAGTCGCTCGACTCCGCCACCGACGTGGCCCCGGCCGCCGTCGCGCGCGTCCTGGAGAGCGGCGCCGAGGAGCGGGTCCACATCGTCCGCCGCCTCCGCGTCAGCCAGGGCCAGCCCGTCGCGGCCGAGCTGCTGTACGTGCCCGCCGGCTCCGTCCCCGGCCTCAGTGCCATCGACGCGCCCGCAGGACCCGCCCGCGCCCGCGCCGTGCTGCGCGAGCTCCAGCACCTCGCCCTCGACGGCCAGGACCGCGCCGTGGAGCTGGGCTCCGCCCGCGCCGACGACGCCAAGGAGCTCGACCGGCTGCCCGGCTCGCCCGTCCTCGTCGTGACGACCCGCTACCTCTCCGGAGGGCGTACCGCCGCCGTCTCCGTGGCCACCTACCGCGCCGACACCTGCCGCCTCACCTTCGGCGACTCGGTCGACCTGGTCATGGCCTCGTAA
- the sigJ gene encoding RNA polymerase sigma factor SigJ has product MPTDTLTDRFEEHRPMLLGVAYRMLGRAADAEDVVQEAWLRWTAEDRSEVREPRAFLVRITTRLALDRLRQAQARRESYVGPWLPEPVVTDFGPTTPDTVERALLADSVSLAVLVVLESLSPLERAVFVLREAFGFPYGEIATVLDRSEAAVRQLAGRARRHVDEGKPRYDVDPTERRDLTERFLTAAAGGDLGGLLALLAPDARLVGDSGGKAKTPRVIIKSADKVGRFLAATSFQAEERFELRFLEINGGPAVLALDGGVPDTLIQIEVLDGRVQCVYIIRNPDKLRGLAGL; this is encoded by the coding sequence ATTCCGACCGACACCCTGACCGACCGTTTCGAGGAACACCGGCCGATGCTGCTCGGCGTCGCCTACCGGATGCTCGGCCGCGCCGCCGACGCCGAGGACGTCGTCCAGGAGGCCTGGCTGCGCTGGACCGCCGAGGACCGCTCCGAGGTCCGCGAGCCGCGCGCCTTCCTCGTACGGATCACCACCCGGCTCGCCCTGGACCGGCTCCGCCAGGCCCAGGCGCGCCGCGAGTCCTACGTGGGCCCGTGGCTGCCCGAACCCGTCGTCACCGACTTCGGCCCGACCACCCCCGACACGGTCGAGCGTGCCCTGCTCGCCGACTCCGTCTCGCTCGCGGTCCTCGTCGTCCTCGAATCACTCTCCCCGCTGGAGCGGGCCGTCTTCGTGCTGCGCGAGGCCTTCGGCTTCCCGTACGGCGAGATCGCCACCGTCCTGGACCGCTCCGAGGCCGCCGTCCGCCAGCTCGCCGGGCGCGCCCGCCGTCACGTCGACGAGGGCAAGCCGCGCTACGACGTCGATCCGACCGAGCGGCGCGACCTCACCGAGCGGTTCCTGACCGCCGCCGCCGGCGGTGACCTCGGCGGACTGCTCGCGCTGCTCGCCCCGGACGCGCGTCTGGTCGGCGACAGCGGCGGCAAGGCCAAGACGCCGCGCGTGATCATCAAGAGCGCGGACAAGGTGGGCCGCTTCCTGGCCGCCACCTCGTTCCAGGCGGAGGAGCGGTTCGAACTGCGCTTCCTCGAGATCAACGGCGGCCCGGCCGTCCTGGCCCTCGACGGCGGAGTGCCCGACACGCTCATCCAGATCGAGGTGCTCGACGGACGCGTCCAGTGCGTCTACATCATCCGCAACCCCGACAAGCTCCGCGGACTCGCCGGACTCTGA
- a CDS encoding alpha/beta fold hydrolase: MPERIALTIDTPAGARTASLTYERRGAGEPLLLLHGIGHHWQAWEPVLDILATERDVIAVDLPGFGASDELPDGCPYDLSTVGSVLGAFCEALGVERPHVAGNSLGGLLALQLGLEKAVRSVTALSPAGFWSEGERRYAFTTLRAMRGAARSMPLPVIGLLSRTPAGRAVLTSSIYARPGRRSPEAVHAETLALRGATGFRQTLAAGGNVRFRDDVSDVPVTVAWGTRDRLLLPRQGVRAKHTIPGARLVRLPGCGHVPMSDDPALVARVVLDGSRD; this comes from the coding sequence ATGCCCGAACGGATCGCGCTCACCATCGACACCCCGGCGGGCGCCCGCACCGCGTCCCTCACGTACGAACGCCGGGGCGCGGGCGAACCGCTGCTGCTCCTGCACGGCATCGGGCACCACTGGCAGGCCTGGGAGCCCGTCCTCGACATCCTCGCCACCGAGCGGGACGTGATCGCCGTCGACCTGCCCGGCTTCGGCGCCTCCGACGAGCTGCCCGACGGCTGCCCGTACGACCTGTCCACCGTCGGGAGCGTGCTCGGCGCCTTCTGCGAGGCCCTCGGCGTCGAACGCCCGCACGTCGCGGGGAACTCGCTCGGCGGACTGCTCGCCCTCCAGCTCGGCCTGGAAAAGGCGGTGCGCTCGGTCACCGCCCTCTCCCCCGCCGGCTTCTGGTCCGAGGGCGAGCGGAGGTACGCCTTCACGACGCTGCGCGCGATGCGGGGCGCGGCCCGGTCGATGCCCCTGCCGGTGATCGGCCTGCTCTCCCGTACGCCCGCCGGGCGCGCCGTGCTCACCAGCAGCATCTACGCGCGCCCCGGGCGCCGTTCACCCGAGGCCGTCCACGCCGAGACGCTCGCGCTGCGCGGCGCCACCGGCTTCCGGCAGACCCTGGCCGCCGGCGGGAACGTACGGTTCCGCGACGACGTCTCCGACGTGCCGGTCACCGTGGCCTGGGGCACCCGCGACCGGCTGCTGCTCCCCCGGCAGGGCGTCCGCGCCAAGCACACCATCCCCGGCGCCCGGCTCGTGCGGCTCCCCGGCTGCGGCCACGTGCCCATGAGCGACGACCCGGCTCTCGTCGCGCGCGTCGTCCTGGACGGCAGCCGGGACTGA
- a CDS encoding helix-turn-helix domain-containing protein, whose product MRTITDVNSVALAVTEGMRHFELSVASEVFGPAPAAVTGPWYDLVLCGPEVVRVGRFLVEPDGGFDLLARADTVIVPALADADEAPPAELVDAVRAAHEAGARVASLCTGAFVLAAAGLLDGRRATTHWAHTEELAARHPRVEVDPDVLYVDDGRVLTSAGKAAAMDLCLHMVRLDHGSAVANTVARGLVVPPHRAGGQAQFVTTPVPARDDHPLGDLLPWVMERLDQPLTVEDLARRARMSSRNLGRHFRSLTGTTPLQWLLTQRIRHAQELLEATDDSVEGIATATGMGTATTLRRHFNRTVGVPPDAYRRTFRARARAAPGEPKWSPMA is encoded by the coding sequence ATGCGTACAATTACGGACGTGAACTCCGTCGCGCTGGCCGTCACCGAGGGGATGCGCCACTTCGAACTGTCCGTGGCCTCCGAGGTCTTCGGCCCCGCCCCGGCCGCCGTGACCGGCCCCTGGTACGACCTCGTCCTCTGCGGCCCCGAGGTGGTGCGGGTCGGCCGCTTCCTCGTCGAACCGGACGGCGGATTCGACCTGTTGGCCCGCGCCGATACGGTGATCGTGCCCGCCCTCGCCGACGCCGACGAGGCCCCGCCCGCCGAGCTGGTCGACGCGGTGCGCGCGGCCCACGAGGCGGGCGCGCGGGTCGCCTCGCTCTGCACGGGCGCGTTCGTGCTCGCCGCCGCCGGCCTCCTCGACGGCAGACGCGCGACCACCCACTGGGCCCACACCGAGGAACTGGCCGCCCGCCACCCCCGGGTGGAGGTCGACCCGGACGTGCTCTACGTGGACGACGGCCGGGTGCTGACCTCCGCGGGCAAGGCCGCCGCGATGGACCTGTGCCTGCACATGGTCCGCCTCGACCACGGCTCGGCGGTCGCCAACACCGTGGCCCGCGGCCTCGTCGTACCGCCGCACCGCGCGGGCGGCCAGGCCCAGTTCGTCACCACGCCGGTGCCCGCCCGGGACGACCACCCGCTCGGCGACCTGCTCCCGTGGGTGATGGAAAGGCTCGACCAGCCCCTGACCGTGGAGGACCTGGCCCGCCGGGCGCGGATGAGCTCGCGCAACCTGGGCCGCCACTTCAGGTCGCTGACCGGGACGACCCCGCTGCAATGGCTCCTGACCCAGCGGATCCGGCACGCTCAGGAGCTGTTGGAGGCCACCGACGACAGCGTCGAGGGCATCGCGACGGCCACCGGCATGGGCACCGCCACGACCCTGCGCCGGCACTTCAACCGCACCGTGGGCGTCCCCCCGGACGCCTACCGCCGCACCTTCCGGGCCCGCGCCCGCGCCGCCCCGGGCGAGCCGAAGTGGTCCCCGATGGCGTGA
- a CDS encoding saccharopine dehydrogenase family protein: METGLTVAVFGGYGHTGRFVVAELLDRGFVPVASGRDADKLRTLAETFPGLDVRPASVDDPASLDRALAGAAAVINCAGPFAVTGAPVIGAALRAGIPYVDVAAEIEANADTFERFADRARAAGTVILPAMAFYGGLGDLLATTAMGDWTKADEAHVAYGLSSWHPTAGTLAAGKVSRERRGGRHVRYTGGRLEYHDDAFAVVPWPFPEPMGTRPVIGEFTMADVVTVPSHLDVPEVRTYMAVDAAQDLSAPDAPAPTAVDERGRSAQTFLVDVVVRSGGAERRAVATGRDIYAVSAPLAVEAVHRVLTGRTRTTGVASAGALFDAPDFLRSLSAHLTVEVRG, encoded by the coding sequence ATGGAGACGGGGCTCACGGTCGCGGTGTTCGGCGGCTACGGACACACCGGACGGTTCGTGGTGGCGGAGCTGCTCGACCGCGGATTCGTCCCGGTCGCCTCAGGTCGCGACGCGGACAAGCTGCGGACCCTCGCCGAGACCTTCCCGGGGCTCGACGTCCGCCCCGCGTCGGTCGACGACCCGGCCTCGCTCGACCGGGCCCTGGCCGGCGCCGCCGCCGTGATCAACTGCGCCGGGCCGTTCGCGGTGACCGGCGCGCCCGTCATCGGGGCGGCGCTGCGCGCCGGGATCCCGTACGTCGACGTGGCGGCCGAGATCGAGGCCAACGCCGACACCTTCGAACGGTTCGCGGACCGCGCCCGCGCCGCCGGGACGGTCATCCTCCCCGCGATGGCCTTCTACGGCGGGCTCGGCGACCTGCTGGCCACCACCGCGATGGGCGACTGGACGAAGGCCGACGAGGCGCACGTCGCGTACGGGCTGAGCAGCTGGCACCCCACGGCCGGGACCCTCGCCGCGGGCAAGGTCTCCCGGGAGCGGCGGGGCGGGCGCCACGTCCGCTACACCGGCGGCCGGCTGGAGTACCACGACGACGCCTTCGCGGTCGTCCCGTGGCCGTTCCCCGAGCCGATGGGCACCCGGCCGGTCATCGGCGAGTTCACGATGGCCGACGTCGTGACCGTACCGAGCCATCTGGACGTGCCCGAGGTCCGCACGTACATGGCCGTGGACGCGGCCCAGGACCTGTCGGCCCCGGACGCCCCGGCACCGACCGCCGTCGACGAGCGCGGCCGGTCCGCGCAGACCTTCCTGGTGGACGTCGTCGTCCGCTCCGGCGGCGCGGAGCGACGCGCCGTCGCGACCGGCCGGGACATCTACGCCGTCAGCGCCCCGCTCGCGGTGGAGGCGGTCCACCGCGTGCTCACCGGCCGCACCCGGACGACGGGCGTCGCCTCGGCCGGCGCCCTCTTCGACGCACCGGACTTCCTCCGGTCCCTGTCGGCGCACCTCACGGTCGAGGTGCGGGGGTAG
- a CDS encoding PLP-dependent aminotransferase family protein, producing MSSHGQAAWELLLPAVGAPARRRGRALQEALREGVRSGRLAAGTRMPSTRALAADLGVSRGLVTEAYEQLTAEGYLRSDRGAGTWVGDAVRGRFADGGDDRDGGGGASRGRGDAADGRGGGAAAPARGEVDGARGGGTAAARGRGDAVDGRGGGTAARARGDVHGVGGAAASRGRVGARRPTGGTVVDFRPGTPDLSLFPRAAWSAAHRAVLARLPHPELGYPDPRGLPELRAALAAMLTRRRGVVAEPERLVVCSGVAQASSLLGFVLRARGFDTVGVEDPGSPEHARLFASTGLGTVWLPLDEEGLRPEPLAASGVRAVVVTPSHQFPSGISWSAERRAALLDRVRAVDGYVLEDDYDGDFRYDRAPVGALQGLDPERVVYAGSVSKSLAPGLRLGWMLVPGALLDEVVERKRTMDLGNPVLDQAVLAEFVTRGGYDRQLRRCQRAYRERRDVLLAALAEHLPGTGVSGIAAGLHVIARVPKDFGPPERFLARAAGAGVALRPLEEYGTARPADGDVRLVIGYAHLAPSALTAGIRRLAAAVGGSDGNGGG from the coding sequence ATGAGCAGCCACGGACAGGCGGCCTGGGAGCTGCTCCTGCCTGCCGTCGGTGCCCCGGCGCGGCGGCGCGGCCGGGCGCTCCAGGAGGCACTGCGCGAGGGGGTGCGCTCGGGACGGCTGGCGGCCGGTACCCGGATGCCGTCCACACGCGCGCTCGCGGCGGACCTCGGGGTCTCCCGTGGCCTGGTCACGGAGGCGTACGAGCAGCTCACCGCCGAGGGATACCTACGGAGCGACCGGGGCGCGGGCACCTGGGTGGGCGACGCGGTGAGGGGACGGTTCGCGGACGGCGGTGACGACCGCGACGGCGGGGGTGGGGCCTCACGCGGGCGGGGGGACGCCGCGGATGGTCGCGGGGGCGGGGCGGCCGCGCCCGCGCGTGGGGAAGTTGACGGTGCCCGGGGCGGAGGTACGGCCGCCGCACGCGGGCGTGGTGACGCCGTGGATGGTCGCGGCGGCGGGACGGCCGCACGCGCGCGGGGGGACGTCCACGGCGTCGGAGGGGCCGCCGCCTCGCGCGGGCGGGTCGGCGCCCGTCGGCCGACGGGCGGGACGGTGGTGGATTTTCGGCCGGGGACTCCCGATCTGTCGCTCTTCCCGCGGGCCGCGTGGTCGGCGGCGCACCGGGCCGTCCTCGCGCGGCTGCCGCATCCGGAGCTGGGGTACCCGGACCCGCGCGGGCTGCCCGAGCTGCGCGCGGCGCTGGCCGCGATGCTGACCCGGCGGCGGGGGGTCGTGGCCGAACCGGAGCGGCTCGTGGTGTGCTCGGGGGTGGCGCAGGCGTCGTCGCTGCTCGGATTCGTCCTGCGGGCGCGGGGGTTCGACACGGTCGGCGTCGAGGACCCGGGCAGCCCCGAGCACGCGCGGCTGTTCGCCTCGACCGGTCTGGGGACCGTGTGGCTGCCGCTGGACGAGGAGGGGCTGCGGCCGGAGCCGCTCGCCGCCTCCGGGGTGCGCGCGGTGGTGGTGACGCCCTCGCACCAGTTCCCGTCCGGGATCAGCTGGTCGGCGGAGCGCCGGGCGGCGCTCCTCGACCGGGTGCGGGCCGTCGACGGTTACGTCCTGGAGGACGACTACGACGGGGACTTCCGGTACGACCGGGCGCCGGTGGGCGCCCTCCAGGGCCTGGACCCGGAGCGGGTCGTCTACGCGGGTTCGGTCAGCAAGTCCCTGGCGCCGGGTCTGCGGCTGGGCTGGATGCTGGTGCCCGGGGCGCTGCTGGATGAGGTCGTCGAGCGCAAGCGGACGATGGACCTCGGCAATCCGGTACTCGACCAGGCGGTGCTCGCGGAGTTCGTGACGCGGGGCGGGTACGACCGGCAGTTGCGCCGCTGCCAGCGGGCCTACCGGGAGCGGCGGGACGTCCTCCTCGCCGCGCTCGCGGAGCACCTGCCGGGGACGGGGGTGAGCGGGATCGCTGCCGGACTCCACGTCATCGCGCGCGTACCGAAGGATTTCGGCCCGCCGGAACGGTTCCTGGCGCGGGCGGCGGGGGCCGGGGTCGCGCTGCGCCCCCTGGAGGAGTACGGCACGGCGCGGCCCGCGGACGGGGACGTACGGCTCGTGATCGGCTACGCGCATCTGGCGCCGTCGGCGCTGACGGCCGGGATACGCCGGCTGGCGGCGGCGGTCGGCGGAAGCGACGGCAACGGCGGCGGGTGA
- a CDS encoding alkaline phosphatase D family protein produces MSRSVPGSSPSPARRSVLRGSLAASAALTLGGTGLAAPAFALSGRPRAEWGVQTGDVTASSGLLWVRSDRPARMVVETSATESFRRVRRHHGPLIGAGTDFTGTTPLRGLPAGEQIHYRVTLADPDDPRRTGEPVVGTFRTAPERRRDGVRFLWSGDIAGQGWGINPDIGGFRAYEEMRRLDPDFFLCSGDSIYADGPLQPSVTLPDGRIWRNVTTPEKSKVAETLDEYRGNFRYNLLDHNVRAFNAQVPTVVQWDDHEVRNNWYPGQILDDARYTEKDVDVLASRALRAFGEYTPVSTLHARGGGRGGRMHRVVRYGPLLDVFVLDMRSFRNANSPGRQADDTTGILGAGQLAWLKRELAASTAVWKVLAADMPLGLVVPDGAANFEAVAQGDPGAPLGRELQIAELLRFVKHRRITGTLWLTADVHYTSAQHYAPERAAFQDFAPFWEFVSGPLAAGGFPANALDATFGPERVFVRAPERANLSPMESPQYFGEVDIDGHSGELTVRLRAEGGTVLFSKVLKPGRVGQ; encoded by the coding sequence ATGTCCCGGTCCGTACCCGGCAGTTCCCCCTCCCCCGCCCGGCGCAGCGTGCTGCGCGGCTCGCTGGCCGCTTCGGCGGCGCTCACCCTCGGGGGCACCGGTCTCGCGGCCCCGGCGTTCGCGCTGTCGGGCCGGCCCCGCGCCGAGTGGGGTGTGCAGACGGGTGACGTCACGGCGTCCTCCGGTCTGCTGTGGGTGCGCTCGGACCGGCCGGCGCGCATGGTCGTCGAGACTTCGGCGACCGAGTCGTTCCGGCGGGTACGCCGGCACCACGGGCCGCTGATCGGCGCGGGCACGGACTTCACCGGCACGACGCCGCTGCGGGGTCTGCCCGCGGGCGAGCAGATCCACTACCGGGTCACCCTCGCCGACCCGGACGATCCGCGCCGCACGGGCGAGCCGGTCGTCGGCACCTTCCGTACGGCCCCCGAGCGTCGCCGCGACGGGGTCCGTTTCCTCTGGTCGGGGGACATCGCGGGGCAGGGCTGGGGCATCAACCCGGACATCGGCGGCTTCCGCGCGTACGAGGAGATGCGCCGGCTGGACCCGGACTTCTTCCTGTGCAGCGGCGACTCGATCTACGCCGACGGGCCGCTCCAGCCGAGCGTGACGCTGCCCGACGGGCGGATCTGGCGGAACGTCACGACGCCGGAGAAGTCCAAGGTCGCGGAGACGCTCGACGAGTACCGCGGCAACTTCCGTTACAACCTCCTCGACCACAACGTCCGGGCGTTCAACGCGCAGGTGCCCACGGTGGTGCAATGGGACGACCACGAGGTGCGCAACAACTGGTACCCGGGCCAGATCCTGGACGACGCCCGCTACACGGAGAAGGACGTGGACGTGCTGGCCTCGCGCGCGCTGCGCGCCTTCGGCGAGTACACGCCGGTGTCGACCCTCCACGCGCGCGGGGGCGGGCGCGGGGGCCGGATGCACCGGGTGGTGCGGTACGGGCCGCTGCTCGACGTGTTCGTGCTGGACATGCGCTCGTTCCGGAACGCCAACTCCCCCGGCCGACAGGCCGACGACACCACCGGCATCCTGGGCGCCGGGCAACTGGCCTGGCTCAAGCGGGAGCTGGCCGCCTCCACCGCCGTGTGGAAGGTGCTCGCGGCGGACATGCCGCTCGGTCTCGTGGTACCGGACGGCGCCGCGAACTTCGAGGCCGTCGCGCAGGGCGATCCGGGCGCCCCGCTGGGGCGCGAGCTCCAGATCGCGGAGCTGCTGCGGTTCGTCAAGCACCGGCGGATCACCGGCACGCTGTGGCTGACGGCCGACGTCCACTACACCTCGGCGCAGCACTACGCGCCGGAGCGGGCGGCCTTCCAGGACTTCGCGCCCTTCTGGGAGTTCGTATCGGGGCCGCTGGCAGCCGGCGGCTTCCCGGCGAACGCCCTCGACGCGACGTTCGGCCCGGAGCGGGTGTTCGTGCGGGCGCCGGAGCGGGCGAACCTGTCGCCGATGGAGAGCCCGCAGTACTTCGGGGAGGTCGACATCGACGGCCACAGCGGGGAACTGACGGTGCGACTGCGCGCCGAGGGCGGCACGGTGTTGTTCAGCAAGGTGCTGAAGCCGGGTCGCGTCGGGCAGTAA
- a CDS encoding SWIM zinc finger domain-containing protein codes for MTRSVQALAYVRPSALESTGSGRLLGLETAGGLTPRGAEAHPRFFSGFLASPQVAARGLLAVADVAAARYHQRIRPGSLDPVVTGNGDRLRFESFSGCGGVYARLDVLDEGLGGAETGHGTTNVDVNNPLREALSRMAGDDPLHLRVGPEEMAVSTLAGAVVEKKVPLPDRWLRGFAEAQVASARFDLRAELSGAEAVRFLRSLPRTQARGRGPLWVTPSGRTLRPTTRPGAGAVCLPGPDRLVALERVLRHATGLRVYGPVPDGAVATASAWEVTLPGMRLTLTLSPDPARGFSGEGGVLEALATEEAAQDAELVAVLLAWEPRIDLADLAAQAGLSVDRVRAALTRLGTAGRVGYDVADAAYFHRELPYDADRAERHNPRLVSARRLVAEGAVALDGELATVASGDRRYRVRESAGVLSCTCQWWADYRGRRGPCKHALAVRMVRRGATAGDALRAPSGVGPGAGAEGASAAGAAR; via the coding sequence ATGACGCGATCCGTACAGGCACTCGCCTATGTCCGCCCGTCCGCGCTGGAGTCCACGGGCTCCGGCCGGCTGCTCGGTCTGGAGACGGCGGGGGGCCTCACGCCCCGGGGGGCCGAGGCCCATCCCCGCTTCTTCTCCGGCTTCCTGGCCTCGCCGCAGGTCGCCGCCCGTGGTCTGCTGGCGGTCGCCGACGTGGCGGCGGCCCGCTACCACCAGCGGATACGGCCGGGTTCGCTGGACCCGGTGGTGACGGGGAACGGGGACCGGCTGCGCTTCGAGTCGTTCTCCGGCTGCGGCGGGGTGTACGCGCGCCTGGACGTGCTGGACGAGGGCCTCGGCGGTGCGGAGACGGGGCACGGCACCACCAACGTCGACGTCAACAACCCGCTGCGGGAGGCCCTGTCGCGGATGGCGGGGGACGATCCGCTGCATCTGCGGGTGGGTCCCGAGGAGATGGCGGTCAGCACGCTCGCGGGGGCGGTCGTGGAGAAGAAGGTCCCGCTGCCGGACCGCTGGCTGCGGGGCTTCGCCGAGGCCCAGGTCGCCTCGGCCCGGTTCGATCTGCGGGCCGAGCTGAGCGGGGCGGAGGCGGTGCGCTTCCTGCGCTCCTTGCCGCGCACCCAGGCACGCGGGCGCGGTCCGCTGTGGGTCACCCCGTCGGGCCGGACCCTGCGGCCGACGACCCGGCCGGGCGCGGGCGCGGTGTGCCTGCCGGGGCCGGACCGGCTGGTCGCCCTGGAGCGGGTGCTGCGGCACGCGACGGGGCTGCGGGTGTACGGGCCGGTGCCGGACGGGGCCGTGGCGACGGCGAGCGCCTGGGAGGTGACGCTGCCGGGCATGCGGCTGACGTTGACGCTGTCGCCCGATCCGGCGCGGGGGTTCTCCGGAGAGGGCGGGGTCCTGGAGGCGCTGGCGACGGAGGAGGCGGCGCAGGACGCCGAGCTGGTCGCGGTGCTGCTGGCCTGGGAGCCGCGGATCGATCTGGCCGATCTCGCGGCGCAGGCGGGGCTCTCCGTGGACCGGGTGCGGGCGGCACTGACCCGGCTGGGCACGGCGGGCCGGGTGGGGTACGACGTGGCGGACGCGGCCTACTTCCACCGGGAGCTGCCGTACGACGCGGACCGGGCCGAGCGGCACAACCCCCGTCTGGTGAGTGCCCGGCGGCTGGTCGCGGAGGGCGCGGTGGCGCTCGACGGTGAGCTGGCGACGGTGGCCTCGGGCGATCGGCGTTACCGGGTGCGGGAGTCGGCCGGGGTGCTGAGCTGCACCTGCCAGTGGTGGGCGGACTACCGGGGCCGTCGGGGCCCGTGCAAGCACGCGCTCGCGGTCCGGATGGTCCGGCGGGGCGCGACGGCCGGGGACGCGCTCCGGGCGCCGTCCGGCGTCGGGCCGGGTGCCGGGGCCGAGGGCGCGAGTGCGGCCGGAGCGGCGCGATGA